A genomic region of Rhipicephalus sanguineus isolate Rsan-2018 chromosome 3, BIME_Rsan_1.4, whole genome shotgun sequence contains the following coding sequences:
- the LOC119387993 gene encoding TM2 domain-containing protein 3 gives MVALDFAKLLHRLPETTLAFSFVILSFCVCSGSVHKEAELSSDDSHVLRHPSSGNAHYPIFANETAVSRVHRSKADLIYNVGDIPQQDLQARPLFRDAGHESCPSDVPCNRLNAECLKCEFNYSCVYGEEVTVMCQPKQGIKCIDKSGAFERKMICRYCYQTANSDHTCDHNSTCQVNSAPRQRYIATCSVRPDVLCLGRRQFHKNLLCNWTRGYSWCTALVLSIVLGGFGADRFYLGMWQEGIGKLFSFGGLGVWTLVDVVLVAAGYLGPADGSLYIS, from the exons ATGGTGGCGTTGGATTTCGCGAAACTTTTACATCGGTTACCTGAAACTACactcgctttctctttcgttaTTCTGTCCTTCTGTGTCTGCAGTGGATCTGTACACAAAG AGGCGGAGCTGTCCAGCGATGATTCACACGTCCTGAGGCACCCTTCAAGTGGAAACGCTCATTATCCGATTTTTGCGAACGAAACCGCGGTTTCTCGTGTCCACCGAAGCAAGGCGGACTTGATTTACAACGTCGGAGATATTCCACA GCAGGATCTCCAGGCCAGGCCTTTGTTTCGAGATGCTGGTCACGAGAGCTGTCCGTCGGACGTGCCTTGCAACAGACTCAACGCCGAGTGCCTTAAGTGCGAGTTCAACTACTCTTGCGTCTATGGCGAGGAAGTTACGGTTATGTGTCAGCCCAAGCAGGGAATCAAGTGCATT GACAAGTCTGGTGCCTTTGAGCGCAAGATGATCTGCCGCTACTGCTATCAGACGGCAAACAGCGACCACACTTGTGACCACAATAGCACTTGCCAGGTGAACAGTGCTCCTCGTCAGCGCTACATTGCAACATGCAGCGTCCGACCTGATGTTCTCTGTTTGG GTAGGAGACAGTTTCATAAGAATTTGCTATGCAATTGGACCAGGGGCTACAGTTGGTGCACAGCCCTAGTGCTCAG CATTGTGCTTGGTGGTTTTGGAGCCGACCGGTTCTACCTGGGCATGTGGCAAGAGGGCATTGGCAAGCTCTTCAGCTTTGGTGGACTCGGTGTCTGGACGCTGGTTGATGTCGTACTTGTGGCTGCAGGCTATTTGGGGCCAGCCGATGGTTCCCTCTACATTTCCTAA
- the LOC119387994 gene encoding tRNA modification GTPase GTPBP3, mitochondrial → MPNLKAFARGLFAMETHFQACKFSQFLRRSSTSTIFALASGSVRSAIATIRVSGPHTAAVLRRIAKLEQPTPRKALLRKLVHPCSGIHLDTAIVLWFPSPGSYTGEDCCELNVHGGIGVVSAVLGALSHVDGVRQAEPGEFTKRAFMNGKMDLAEVEGLSDLLKAETEAQRVQALAQMEGSLSMLYRQWTNDLKMCLANVEAFIDFSEDQGIEETILDSAAVQAERLAAEIQIHLLDGRRGERLRSGVKVAIVGRTNVGKSSLFNALCQRDAAIVSPIAGTTRDVVESTLDIGGYPAVFSDTAGLRHSDDLVEREGILRAQRWAANADLALIVVEARELLRFNPATDFVDDHLKELGIKSCTAHRLIIFNKLDLLSEDEKVMVEEHARSMRIDSCFTSCTNQQGIGDLVKILGTHLEDMCGRPVDSSPVLTQERHRRHLEQCLKHLKLFSTEVRHDSVIGAEHLRIALTHLGRITGRVFTEEILDVIFRDFCIGK, encoded by the exons ATGCCCAACTTGAAAGCATTTGCGCGCGGGCTCTTTGCGATGGAGACACACTTCCAGGCCTGTAAATTTTCGCAATTCTTGAGGAGAAGTTCGACATCGACTATTTTCGCGCTTGCATCAGGTTCAGTAAGGAGTGCCATAGCTACAATCAGGGTCTCCGGTCCGCATACGGCAGCTGTGCTTCGTCGCATCGCCAAACTGGAGCAGCCGACGCCACGGAAAGCTCTTCTGCGCAAACTCGTGCACCCTTGCTCGGGCATTCATCTCGACACTGCTATTGTCTTGTGGTTTCCAT CACCTGGCAGTTACACCGGTGAAGACTGTTGCGAGCTTAACGTCCACGGAGGCATAGGAGTTGTAAGTGCAGTATTGGGTGCCTTGTCGCATGTCGATGGTGTGAGACAAGCAGAGCCAGGAGAGTTCACCAAGAG GGCATTCATGAACGGCAAAATGGACCTAGCAGAAGTCGAAGGCTTGTCAGATTTGCTAAAGGCTGAGACGGAAGCTCAGAGGGTGCAGGCATTGGCGCAGATGGAAGGAAGCCTTAGCATGCTCTACAGGCAGTGGACAAATGACCTCAAGATG TGCCTCGCGAACGTCGAAGCTTTTATCGACTTCAGCGAGGACCAGGGAATCGAAGAAACCATACTGGATTCTG CTGCAGTGCAGGCCGAGAGACTTGCTGCAGAGATCCAGATTCACTTGCTGGACGGGCGACGTGGTGAGAGGCTACGAAGCGGCGTAAAGGTCGCAATTGTTGGCCGGACCAACGTTGGAAAGAGCAGCTTGTTCAATGCCTTAT GCCAGAGGGATGCAGCCATAGTATCACCCATTGCTGGAACAACCAGAGATGTCGTTGAGAGCACTTTGGACATTGGTGGCTACCCTGCTGTATTCTCCGACACGGCAGGCCTTCGGCACAGTGATGACCTCGTGGAACGTGAAGGAATTCTGCGTGCCCAGCGCTG GGCAGCTAATGCAGACTTGGCACTCATAGTGGTGGAAGCACGAGAATTGCTCCGATTCAATCCTGCAACAGATTTTGTTGACGATCACCTGAAGGAATTAGGAATAAAGTCGTGCACAGCGCACCGCCTCATCATCTTCAACAAACTGGATCTTTTGTCCGAGGATGAGAAGGTCATGGTTGAGGAGCATGCAAGGAGTATGCGCATCGACAGTTGCTTCACCTCGTGTACCAATCAGCAAGGCATCGGTGACCTGGTGAAGATCCTTGGCACACATCTTGAAGACAT GTGTGGTAGGCCAGTAGACTCGAGCCCCGTTCTGACTCAAGAAAGGCACAGAAGGCATCTGGAACAGTGCCTGAAACATTTGAAGCTGTTCAGCACAGAAGTGCGGCATGATTCCGTCATAGGCGCCGAGCACTTGAGGATTGCACTCACTCACCTGGGGAGAATAACAGGCCGAGTCTTCACAGAGGAAATACTTGATGTTATATTCAGAGATTTCTGCATAGGAAAGTAA